The proteins below come from a single Roseiflexus sp. RS-1 genomic window:
- the holB gene encoding DNA polymerase III subunit delta', translating to MNAQPENWGIIGHEWAVEFLRRSIAGNRIAHAYLIGGPEGVGKALLALRLAQALNCEQGTPDPCLRCRSCQRIERGNHPDVRLTGMAMQAAGAKADEAARQKEVKIDTVREWQRDMMLKPYEGRRRVFILHDAEKLSEAASNAMLKTLEEPPPYATLILVAHTAGSLLPTVVSRCQLLRLRPLPRAQVAAALRQQCNLAAEDAELLAAWSGGRIGWALRMVADPNQLAARQEQFSELLALTDQPLAARLRWAEERAKAYRAGEQAAVFEMLDLWQSWWRDVLLTAAGCPQAVVHIDRRDDLAAVATQYALPDLHAFVASINLAAQRLRDNVNPQLALEGVLLSMPERRAAR from the coding sequence ATGAATGCACAGCCGGAAAACTGGGGCATCATCGGGCACGAATGGGCAGTCGAATTCCTGCGACGCTCGATAGCCGGAAACCGCATTGCGCATGCGTATCTGATTGGCGGTCCGGAGGGAGTGGGGAAAGCGTTGCTGGCGTTACGCCTGGCGCAGGCGCTTAACTGCGAACAGGGGACGCCCGATCCCTGCCTGCGTTGCCGCTCTTGCCAGCGGATCGAACGTGGCAATCACCCGGATGTACGCCTGACCGGGATGGCGATGCAGGCTGCGGGCGCCAAAGCCGACGAAGCTGCCCGCCAGAAAGAGGTCAAGATCGACACGGTGCGCGAATGGCAGCGCGATATGATGCTGAAGCCCTATGAAGGACGGCGGCGCGTTTTTATTCTGCACGATGCCGAAAAGTTGAGCGAGGCGGCGTCGAATGCGATGCTGAAGACGCTGGAAGAGCCGCCGCCGTATGCGACGCTCATTCTGGTAGCGCATACGGCGGGCAGCCTGCTGCCGACGGTGGTTTCACGCTGCCAGTTGCTGCGGTTGCGTCCGTTGCCGCGGGCGCAGGTGGCTGCCGCGCTGCGCCAACAGTGCAATCTTGCCGCCGAAGATGCCGAACTCCTGGCGGCGTGGAGCGGCGGACGGATCGGATGGGCGCTCCGCATGGTTGCAGACCCCAACCAACTGGCAGCGCGCCAGGAACAGTTCAGCGAACTCCTTGCCCTTACCGACCAACCGCTGGCAGCCAGGCTGCGCTGGGCGGAAGAGCGCGCAAAAGCATACCGTGCCGGTGAGCAGGCGGCAGTGTTCGAGATGCTCGACTTGTGGCAGAGCTGGTGGCGTGATGTGTTGTTGACGGCTGCCGGTTGTCCACAGGCGGTCGTCCATATTGACCGCCGTGATGATCTGGCAGCAGTGGCGACTCAGTATGCCCTTCCCGACCTGCATGCCTTTGTTGCGAGCATCAACCTGGCGGCGCAG
- a CDS encoding response regulator: MRSTILIIDNEPEHRDILARLLRSYGYAVIEATPSSAFDQASVRRPDLILCSLSLPGQLLWETARQLRTLPELTTVPVLGSTVYTTLIKRSSAQAIGCIDYVEKPFDLDRLVERVTALLSAAPMSA, translated from the coding sequence GTGCGCTCCACCATTCTGATCATCGACAATGAACCGGAGCACCGTGATATTCTGGCTCGATTGCTTCGATCATACGGGTACGCGGTCATCGAAGCGACCCCTTCCAGCGCATTCGACCAGGCTTCCGTCAGACGACCCGATCTGATTCTCTGTTCGCTCTCTCTTCCAGGTCAACTCCTTTGGGAAACGGCACGACAACTACGCACCCTTCCTGAACTTACGACGGTTCCCGTGCTCGGTTCGACCGTCTATACCACACTCATCAAGCGTTCGTCAGCACAGGCGATTGGTTGCATCGATTATGTTGAAAAACCGTTCGATCTGGACAGGCTGGTTGAGCGTGTGACAGCTCTGTTGTCGGCTGCGCCGATGTCGGCATAG
- the fabF gene encoding beta-ketoacyl-ACP synthase II yields MSPVSHNTPSRRVQVRERILAALTESATLADHETLALRIDQLLAEVFEDEPALQPQPALIDQGNEDSRVVVTGIGVVTPLGNDLETFWQGLAEGRSGVGPITLCDPGDATTTIAAEVRNFDARDYMDAKEARRVSRGTQFAIAAARMALDDARFTIDDSNRYDTGALIACGSTSPPDTEAAAKILFERGASRISPFYITSALPNMPSCQVAIHLGLMGYNTTIATACAASAQAIGEAAEVIRRGDATVMLAGGTEAPICRLTLASFGAIRALSTRNHDPAGASRPFDAERDGFVLGEGAGVLVLESLAHARRRGARIYAEIIGYASTCDAHHVTAPHPNGDGAARAIVRAMARARITPQQVDYINAHATGTPTGDVAETLAIKTAFGEYASSVPISATKSMIGHLTSAAGVVEAAATLLAMQHQFIPPTINLTNPDPQCDLDYVPQHGRPAAIRIAMSNSFGFGGINSVLVLQRADYIQ; encoded by the coding sequence ATGTCGCCTGTCTCTCACAACACGCCGTCACGGCGCGTGCAGGTGCGTGAACGCATTCTTGCAGCATTGACCGAAAGCGCAACGCTCGCCGATCACGAGACGCTTGCGCTGCGTATCGATCAACTGCTGGCGGAGGTGTTCGAGGACGAGCCAGCGCTGCAACCGCAACCTGCCCTGATCGATCAGGGAAATGAAGACAGTCGCGTGGTTGTCACCGGTATCGGGGTGGTCACGCCACTCGGCAACGATCTGGAGACGTTCTGGCAGGGGCTGGCGGAAGGACGCAGCGGCGTCGGTCCGATCACACTGTGCGATCCGGGTGATGCCACCACCACGATTGCTGCTGAGGTGCGCAATTTCGACGCGCGCGATTACATGGACGCAAAAGAGGCGCGGCGCGTCTCACGCGGAACACAGTTCGCCATTGCTGCGGCGCGCATGGCGCTCGATGACGCCCGGTTCACGATCGATGACAGCAACCGGTACGATACCGGCGCGTTGATCGCCTGTGGCAGCACGTCGCCGCCTGACACCGAAGCGGCGGCGAAGATTCTCTTCGAGCGTGGCGCGTCACGGATCAGCCCGTTCTACATCACCAGCGCCCTGCCCAACATGCCGTCGTGCCAGGTTGCCATCCACCTCGGATTGATGGGGTACAACACGACCATCGCCACCGCCTGTGCTGCGAGTGCGCAGGCCATCGGCGAAGCTGCCGAAGTCATCCGGCGCGGCGATGCCACGGTGATGCTGGCAGGCGGAACCGAAGCGCCGATCTGCCGCCTGACCCTCGCCAGTTTTGGTGCGATCCGTGCGCTCTCGACGCGCAACCACGACCCGGCGGGGGCATCTCGCCCGTTCGATGCCGAACGTGATGGCTTCGTGCTCGGCGAGGGGGCGGGCGTGCTGGTGCTTGAGTCGCTTGCCCATGCGCGACGACGCGGCGCCCGCATCTATGCCGAGATCATCGGCTATGCGTCAACCTGTGATGCGCACCACGTAACTGCGCCACATCCAAACGGCGATGGCGCAGCGCGCGCAATCGTGCGCGCCATGGCGCGAGCGCGGATCACACCGCAGCAGGTTGATTACATCAATGCTCATGCCACCGGTACGCCGACCGGCGACGTTGCCGAAACGCTGGCGATCAAGACCGCCTTTGGCGAGTATGCCTCCAGCGTACCTATCAGCGCCACCAAGTCGATGATCGGGCACCTGACGAGCGCCGCTGGCGTGGTGGAGGCGGCGGCAACCCTCCTTGCGATGCAGCATCAGTTCATCCCGCCAACAATCAACCTGACGAATCCTGACCCGCAGTGCGACCTTGATTACGTTCCGCAGCACGGGCGGCCCGCCGCCATCCGAATCGCAATGTCGAATTCGTTTGGCTTTGGCGGGATCAACAGCGTCCTGGTGTTGCAGCGAGCGGATTATATCCAGTGA
- a CDS encoding undecaprenyl-diphosphate phosphatase — protein MLVALALLGIALLIAVPTASDWWKAAVLGIVEGLTEFLPISSTGHLLIVSNLLSFEGSIGGTFEIFIQLGAVLAVVGYYASDLLRQARMAPRDPHTRRFWIAIGVAFLPAAIIGLALHGWIKAVLFSPVVIGTALIVGGIVLIIVERLPRRTATVHDATRLSLRQALGIGIAQVLALTPGVSRSAASIIGGMVVGLDRRAATTFSFYLAIPTLGAATVVDLLTSLEQVTPGDVGRLFLGLVVSLIVAWLSIDWLLRYVANHSFVAFGIYRIMAGSIVLALVAAGRL, from the coding sequence ATGCTGGTTGCCCTGGCATTGCTCGGAATCGCGCTATTGATCGCGGTTCCGACCGCCAGCGACTGGTGGAAAGCCGCGGTGCTGGGCATCGTTGAGGGATTGACCGAGTTTCTCCCGATCTCATCGACAGGTCATCTGCTGATTGTGTCGAACCTGCTGAGTTTCGAGGGGAGCATCGGAGGAACCTTCGAGATTTTCATTCAGCTCGGCGCGGTTCTTGCTGTCGTGGGGTACTATGCGTCCGACCTGCTCCGCCAGGCGCGTATGGCGCCGCGCGATCCGCACACGCGACGATTCTGGATCGCAATCGGTGTCGCATTCCTTCCGGCAGCGATCATCGGACTTGCGCTGCACGGATGGATCAAGGCAGTGCTCTTTTCGCCGGTGGTCATCGGCACAGCCCTGATCGTCGGCGGCATCGTCCTGATCATCGTCGAGCGATTGCCCCGGCGCACTGCGACTGTCCACGATGCCACCCGATTATCACTCCGCCAGGCGCTTGGCATCGGTATCGCCCAGGTCCTGGCGCTGACGCCGGGGGTCTCGCGTTCGGCGGCGTCAATCATCGGCGGAATGGTCGTCGGTCTCGACCGACGGGCAGCGACGACGTTTTCGTTCTACCTGGCGATTCCGACGCTCGGCGCGGCAACGGTCGTCGATCTGCTGACCAGCCTGGAACAGGTGACTCCGGGAGACGTGGGACGGCTCTTCCTGGGGCTGGTGGTCTCACTGATTGTGGCGTGGCTGAGCATTGACTGGTTGCTGCGCTATGTCGCCAATCACAGTTTTGTGGCGTTTGGCATCTATCGTATTATGGCCGGATCGATTGTACTGGCGCTTGTCGCTGCAGGACGATTATAA
- a CDS encoding phospholipase D-like domain-containing protein, which translates to MLILGVCYVLTTPGSVEPPRSDDRTATDQVRVFFTTPTLRYPDAPNRRAASPVLHGLIDDIAYARTSVDVAAFDLDLPQLIDALIQARRRGVAVRAVIDSENLVDPAVAMLTGRLQDRQVPITFDRRAPFMHNKFVVIDDAIVWTGSWNLTENCTFRNNNNAIRIKSRQIAAAYRREFDQMHAGAFGTAKRSDVLRSATRIDNGMIEIYFSPQDKALPFILEQIEQTRSTLIFMAFSFTSAPIADALIDAAARGVHVEGVIEKRNAGGTGSVFALLRERGIDVREDGNCYIMHHKVMIIDNHTVITGSYNFTDNAENTNDENLAIIRSAAIARLFLEEYARIEHQAAEPMRCN; encoded by the coding sequence TTGCTGATCCTGGGTGTATGCTACGTACTGACAACGCCCGGTTCCGTCGAACCGCCCCGATCTGACGACCGCACCGCCACCGATCAGGTGCGCGTATTTTTCACCACACCGACGTTACGCTACCCGGACGCCCCCAACCGACGCGCCGCATCGCCGGTGCTGCACGGACTGATCGACGACATCGCCTATGCCCGCACTTCGGTTGACGTGGCTGCCTTCGACCTCGACCTGCCGCAACTGATCGATGCACTGATCCAGGCCAGGCGTCGCGGCGTTGCCGTGCGCGCCGTCATCGACAGCGAAAACCTGGTCGACCCGGCGGTTGCCATGCTCACCGGGCGCCTGCAAGACCGACAGGTTCCGATCACATTCGACCGGCGGGCGCCATTTATGCACAATAAGTTTGTTGTGATCGACGATGCTATTGTATGGACTGGTTCGTGGAATCTGACCGAAAACTGCACATTTCGCAACAACAACAACGCGATACGCATCAAAAGTCGGCAAATCGCTGCCGCTTACCGGCGTGAATTCGATCAGATGCACGCAGGCGCCTTCGGAACCGCTAAACGCAGCGATGTGCTGCGTTCCGCAACACGCATCGACAATGGGATGATCGAAATCTACTTCTCGCCACAAGACAAAGCGCTCCCCTTTATTCTCGAACAGATCGAACAGACCCGCAGCACCCTCATCTTCATGGCATTTTCGTTCACCTCGGCGCCGATCGCAGACGCATTGATCGATGCAGCAGCACGCGGAGTACATGTCGAGGGAGTCATCGAAAAACGCAACGCCGGAGGAACAGGGTCAGTATTCGCACTTTTGCGTGAGCGGGGGATTGACGTTCGAGAAGACGGCAACTGCTACATCATGCACCACAAGGTGATGATCATCGACAACCACACCGTCATCACCGGTTCATACAACTTCACCGACAACGCAGAAAACACGAATGATGAAAACCTGGCAATCATCCGCAGTGCAGCGATTGCCAGGCTTTTTCTCGAAGAATACGCACGTATTGAACATCAGGCCGCAGAGCCGATGCGCTGCAACTAG
- a CDS encoding glycosyltransferase family 4 protein, translating to MKILLLSPYPPYPPRGGGAMRIYQIIRGLAQRHSLTCLTFVPDAAAEQALAPLRDLCRLITVRGPAPRSLLRRAWTTLASPFPDMALRNASPAFRALLCDLVAREHVDIVQAESIEMASYLIELARNAGASSSIVQRPLLALDQFNAEYVLQKRAAITDLRAAFTLADPVRRGAGGVYSLIQWIKLAHYERRILQICDAVIVVSEEDRKALERLGGTCRAVVPNGVDTTFFSRETLTGDHRTPLSYAAPVMVFSGTLDFRPNIDAIVWFIEAVLPRIHARRPDVQLLVVGRRPAPILRRLAEQGRLILTGEVSDVRPFLAGAAVYIVPMRIGGGIRLKVLEAFALEAPVVSTTLGVEGIAGLRDGVHCLLADTPQQFADAVVRLLDDPALRRILGAAGRRLARAEYDWKAIIPRLEAVYQR from the coding sequence ATGAAGATTCTGCTGCTCTCCCCGTATCCGCCATACCCGCCGCGCGGTGGCGGTGCAATGCGCATATACCAGATCATCCGCGGTCTGGCGCAGCGCCATTCCCTGACGTGCCTCACCTTCGTGCCCGATGCTGCGGCAGAACAGGCGCTCGCGCCATTGCGCGACCTGTGCCGGTTGATCACAGTGCGCGGTCCTGCGCCACGCTCGTTGCTCCGGCGCGCGTGGACGACCCTGGCATCGCCGTTCCCCGATATGGCGCTACGGAACGCATCACCTGCCTTCCGCGCCCTCCTCTGCGACCTGGTTGCACGCGAGCACGTTGACATCGTCCAGGCAGAAAGTATCGAGATGGCGTCGTATCTCATCGAACTGGCGCGCAACGCCGGGGCGTCATCGTCGATCGTCCAGCGACCGTTGCTGGCGCTCGATCAGTTCAACGCCGAATATGTGCTTCAGAAGCGCGCAGCAATCACCGATCTGCGCGCTGCATTCACGCTCGCCGACCCGGTGCGTCGCGGCGCAGGCGGCGTCTATTCGTTGATCCAGTGGATCAAACTGGCGCACTACGAACGCCGCATCCTGCAGATATGCGATGCCGTCATTGTCGTTTCAGAAGAGGATCGTAAAGCGCTGGAACGTCTCGGCGGAACGTGTCGTGCAGTCGTGCCGAACGGCGTGGACACCACATTCTTCAGCCGGGAGACGCTCACCGGCGATCATCGGACGCCGCTGTCGTATGCAGCACCGGTGATGGTATTCAGCGGAACGCTCGATTTTCGTCCCAATATCGACGCGATCGTCTGGTTCATCGAAGCAGTCCTGCCCCGCATTCACGCCCGACGCCCCGACGTCCAACTGCTCGTCGTCGGGCGGCGCCCCGCGCCGATCCTGCGCCGCCTCGCCGAACAGGGACGGCTCATTCTGACCGGTGAAGTCAGCGATGTGCGCCCATTCCTGGCTGGCGCTGCGGTCTACATCGTGCCCATGAGGATTGGCGGCGGCATACGCCTGAAAGTGCTCGAAGCATTCGCACTCGAAGCGCCGGTTGTCAGCACAACCCTGGGAGTTGAAGGGATCGCCGGGTTGCGCGACGGCGTCCACTGCCTGCTGGCAGACACGCCGCAGCAGTTCGCCGATGCTGTCGTGCGTCTGCTGGATGATCCGGCGTTAAGGCGAATACTCGGCGCTGCCGGACGGCGACTGGCACGTGCGGAGTACGACTGGAAAGCGATCATTCCCCGCCTGGAAGCGGTCTATCAGCGTTGA
- a CDS encoding diacylglycerol kinase family protein, with protein sequence MATNHQPSTDRPVVVDYRSHRLHVEAMRRNQTVGWVRKRLRSFPFAFAGLGHLLRTQGNAQIHVAVGSVAIILGFLFNIERGEWLALALTITLVLAAEGVNTAVEAVVDLVTPGFHPLAKIAKDVAAGTVLLTAIGAVVVGVIIFLPRLWTLAAPWVIGAL encoded by the coding sequence ATGGCGACCAATCACCAACCTTCGACTGATCGCCCGGTTGTCGTTGATTATCGCTCCCATCGTCTGCACGTCGAGGCGATGCGGCGCAATCAGACGGTTGGCTGGGTGCGCAAGCGCCTGCGATCCTTTCCATTCGCTTTCGCAGGGCTTGGACATCTGTTGCGCACCCAGGGGAATGCGCAGATCCACGTGGCAGTCGGAAGTGTAGCGATCATCCTCGGTTTTCTGTTCAACATCGAACGCGGCGAATGGCTGGCGCTGGCGCTGACCATCACGCTGGTGCTGGCTGCCGAGGGGGTGAATACTGCCGTCGAGGCGGTTGTCGATCTGGTGACGCCCGGCTTTCATCCGCTTGCTAAAATCGCCAAGGATGTGGCTGCCGGTACCGTGCTGCTGACCGCCATTGGCGCCGTCGTGGTCGGGGTGATCATCTTCCTGCCGCGTCTCTGGACGCTCGCCGCGCCATGGGTGATCGGCGCGCTCTGA
- the ybeY gene encoding rRNA maturation RNase YbeY, protein MSDSERTVDIQVVPPYAAYVDSALIEQAVECTLQMEQVAGPVEVGILITDDAGLQRLNQAYRGVDAPTDVLSFAEADDDSAFVRPPDAPRYLGDIAISWERVVAQAAEYGHSRERELAFLVVHGMLHLLGYDHERSPADEADMRAREEEILRALGLSREE, encoded by the coding sequence ATGAGCGATTCTGAGAGAACCGTCGATATCCAGGTTGTTCCTCCGTATGCGGCGTATGTCGATAGCGCACTGATCGAACAGGCTGTCGAATGCACGTTGCAGATGGAACAGGTTGCAGGACCGGTGGAAGTCGGCATCCTGATCACCGATGACGCCGGGTTGCAGCGATTGAATCAGGCATACCGCGGCGTCGATGCGCCGACCGATGTGCTTTCCTTCGCCGAAGCGGACGACGACAGCGCATTTGTCCGTCCTCCCGATGCGCCGCGCTATCTGGGAGATATTGCGATCTCGTGGGAGCGGGTCGTTGCCCAGGCAGCAGAGTATGGTCATTCGCGCGAACGAGAACTTGCGTTTCTGGTAGTACACGGCATGCTCCACCTCTTGGGCTACGATCACGAACGAAGTCCAGCCGACGAAGCCGATATGCGCGCACGCGAGGAGGAGATCCTGCGTGCGCTTGGATTGAGCCGTGAGGAGTGA